Proteins encoded together in one Macadamia integrifolia cultivar HAES 741 chromosome 8, SCU_Mint_v3, whole genome shotgun sequence window:
- the LOC122085916 gene encoding cationic amino acid transporter 7, chloroplastic-like isoform X1, with the protein MEKQDGSSFSSLQAYGRALVETPKRVARRATSVSTTFEEMSRIRTRSGSDMQKSLRWFDLVGLGIGGMVGAGVFVSTGKAYREDAGPAVVLSFAIAGLCALLSAFCYTEFAVDMPVAGGAFSYLRVTFGEFAAFLTGANLVMEYVFSNAAVARSFTAYLGTAIGIPTKEKWRIVLSGLPEGFNEIDFLAVAVVLLISLCICYNTKESSVLNMVLTVIHLLFIAFIIVIGFWKGDWKNYTQPSDPKNAGGFFPYGIAGVFNGAAMVYLSYIGYDAVSTMAEEVKYPTKDIPIGVSGSVVLVTILYCLMAASMAKLVPYDAINTEAPFSAAFGGAKGWGWASNVIGAGASFGILTSLLVAMLGQARYLCVIGRSNVVPSWFAKVHPKTSTPVNASAFLGILTAAIAMFTDLNVLLDLVSIGTLFVFYMVANAVIYRRYVSLGSTNPRPTLSFLFLFSLVSLLFTLVWRLAPPGPPKGYLLGACTVVGVAVVQVFHFMVPQARKPEFWGVPLMPWIPFICIFLNIFLLGSLDRASYIRFGLFSAIVITVYLLYSVHSTYDAQEDALSESGQSLKQHETEPIGEANLKV; encoded by the exons atggagaagcaGGATGGCTCATCGTTCTCGAGCCTTCAAGCCTACGGTCGAGCCCTGGTTGAGACACCAAAGCGAGTGGCTCGGAGGGCGACCTCGGTGTCGACAACCTTTGAGGAGATGAGCCGGATTCGGACCCGGTCTGGTTCAGACATGCAGAAAAGCTTGAGATGGTTCGACCTCGTCGGCTTGGGCATCGGAGGTATGGTTGGTGCCGGCGTCTTTGTCTCCACCGGTAAAGCTTATCGCGAAGATGCTGGCCCGGCCGTTGTCTTATCCTTCGCCATTGCCGGTCTCTGCGCGCTCCTCTCTGCTTTTTGTTACACAGAGTTTGCCGTCGACATGCCCGTTGCCGGTGGAGCTTTCAGTTACCTGAGAGTAACTTTTG GTGAATTTGCGGCATTCTTGACGGGTGCCAATCTCGTCATGGAGTACGTCTTTTCTAACGCCGCTGTCGCCAGGAGTTTTACTGCCTATTTGGGTACTGCGATTGGGATACCAACAAAGGAGAAATGGAGGATAGTGCTTTCTGGACTGCCAGAAGGGTTTAATGAGATTGATTTCCTAGCGGTTGCAGTCGTTTTGCTGATTTCTCTCTGTATCTGTTACAA TACGAAGGAGAGCTCGGTATTGAACATGGTGCTTACAGTGATTCACTTACTGTTCATTGCATTCATCATAGTGATTGGGTTCTGGAAAGGTGATTGGAAGAATTATACCCAACCATCGGATCCAAAGAACGCGGGTGGGTTTTTCCCGTATGGAATTGCGGGGGTGTTCAATGGAGCAGCGATGGTATATCTGAGCTACATCGGATATGATGCTGTGTCAACCATGGCGGAAGAGGTCAAGTATCCTACAAAAGACATCCCGATTGGTGTTTCGGGTTCAGTCGTACTTGTCACGATCCTCTACTGTCTCATGGCTGCTTCCATGGCGAAGCTTGTCCCTTACGATGCG ATAAATACCGAGGCACCGTTCTCGGCGGCGTTCGGAGGAGCAAAGGGATGGGGATGGGCATCAAACGTGATCGGTGCCGGAGCCAGTTTTGGTATTTTGACGTCGCTATTGGTAGCGATGTTGGGTCAAGCTCGCTATCTATGCGTCATCGGACGCTCAAACGTGGTCCCTTCTTGGTTCGCCAAGGTCCACCCTAAGACCTCCACTCCTGTCAACGCTTCTGCTTTCCTCG GAATCTTGACGGCGGCGATAGCAATGTTCACCGACCTAAACGTATTGTTGGACCTGGTAAGCATCGGTACTCTGTTCGTGTTCTATATGGTAGCGAACGCCGTTATCTACCGGCGTTACGTCTCTTTGGGGAGCACAAATCCACGGCCCACCCTgtccttcctctttctcttctctcttgtttcCCTCCTTTTCACTCTGGTTTGGCGATTGGCACCGCCAGGACCGCCTAAGGGGTACCTGCTTGGAGCCTGCACGGTGGTGGGCGTGGCTGTGGTTCAGGTGTTCCATTTCATGGTGCCTCAAGCTCGGAAGCCTGAGTTTTGGGGTGTGCCTCTGATGCCTTGGATACCCTTTATATGCATCTTCCTCAACATTTTCCTGTTGGGTTCGCTTGATAGAGCCTCTTACATTCGTTTCGGCTTGTTTTCTGCTATCGTCATCACCGTTTACCTTCTCTACAGTGTCCATTCCACATACGATGCCCAAGAAGATGCTCTTTCGGAATCGGGCCAATCTTTGAAACAAcatgaaaccgaaccaattggGGAAGCCAACCTTAAGGTGTAA
- the LOC122085916 gene encoding cationic amino acid transporter 6, chloroplastic-like isoform X2: MEKQDGSSFSSLQAYGRALVETPKRVARRATSVSTTFEEMSRIRTRSGSDMQKSLRWFDLVGLGIGGMVGAGVFVSTGKAYREDAGPAVVLSFAIAGLCALLSAFCYTEFAVDMPVAGGAFSYLRVTFGEFAAFLTGANLVMEYVFSNAAVARSFTAYLGTAIGIPTKEKWRIVLSGLPEGFNEIDFLAVAVVLLISLCICYNTKESSVLNMVLTVIHLLFIAFIIVIGFWKGDWKNYTQPSDPKNAGGFFPYGIAGVFNGAAMVYLSYIGYDAVSTMAEEVKYPTKDIPIGVSGSVVLVTILYCLMAASMAKLVPYDAINTEAPFSAAFGGAKGWGWASNVIGAGASFGILTSLLVAMLGQARYLCVIGRSNVVPSWFAKVHPKTSTPVNASAFLGILTAAIAMFTDLNVLLDLCPFHIRCPRRCSFGIGPIFETT, encoded by the exons atggagaagcaGGATGGCTCATCGTTCTCGAGCCTTCAAGCCTACGGTCGAGCCCTGGTTGAGACACCAAAGCGAGTGGCTCGGAGGGCGACCTCGGTGTCGACAACCTTTGAGGAGATGAGCCGGATTCGGACCCGGTCTGGTTCAGACATGCAGAAAAGCTTGAGATGGTTCGACCTCGTCGGCTTGGGCATCGGAGGTATGGTTGGTGCCGGCGTCTTTGTCTCCACCGGTAAAGCTTATCGCGAAGATGCTGGCCCGGCCGTTGTCTTATCCTTCGCCATTGCCGGTCTCTGCGCGCTCCTCTCTGCTTTTTGTTACACAGAGTTTGCCGTCGACATGCCCGTTGCCGGTGGAGCTTTCAGTTACCTGAGAGTAACTTTTG GTGAATTTGCGGCATTCTTGACGGGTGCCAATCTCGTCATGGAGTACGTCTTTTCTAACGCCGCTGTCGCCAGGAGTTTTACTGCCTATTTGGGTACTGCGATTGGGATACCAACAAAGGAGAAATGGAGGATAGTGCTTTCTGGACTGCCAGAAGGGTTTAATGAGATTGATTTCCTAGCGGTTGCAGTCGTTTTGCTGATTTCTCTCTGTATCTGTTACAA TACGAAGGAGAGCTCGGTATTGAACATGGTGCTTACAGTGATTCACTTACTGTTCATTGCATTCATCATAGTGATTGGGTTCTGGAAAGGTGATTGGAAGAATTATACCCAACCATCGGATCCAAAGAACGCGGGTGGGTTTTTCCCGTATGGAATTGCGGGGGTGTTCAATGGAGCAGCGATGGTATATCTGAGCTACATCGGATATGATGCTGTGTCAACCATGGCGGAAGAGGTCAAGTATCCTACAAAAGACATCCCGATTGGTGTTTCGGGTTCAGTCGTACTTGTCACGATCCTCTACTGTCTCATGGCTGCTTCCATGGCGAAGCTTGTCCCTTACGATGCG ATAAATACCGAGGCACCGTTCTCGGCGGCGTTCGGAGGAGCAAAGGGATGGGGATGGGCATCAAACGTGATCGGTGCCGGAGCCAGTTTTGGTATTTTGACGTCGCTATTGGTAGCGATGTTGGGTCAAGCTCGCTATCTATGCGTCATCGGACGCTCAAACGTGGTCCCTTCTTGGTTCGCCAAGGTCCACCCTAAGACCTCCACTCCTGTCAACGCTTCTGCTTTCCTCG GAATCTTGACGGCGGCGATAGCAATGTTCACCGACCTAAACGTATTGTTGGACCTG TGTCCATTCCACATACGATGCCCAAGAAGATGCTCTTTCGGAATCGGGCCAATCTTTGAAACAAcatga